A genome region from Micromonospora inyonensis includes the following:
- the rsmA gene encoding 16S rRNA (adenine(1518)-N(6)/adenine(1519)-N(6))-dimethyltransferase RsmA → MAVDLLGPAEIRDLAARLGVAPTKKLGQNFVHDPNTVRRIVTAAGLTPDDVALEVGPGLGSLTLGLLPAAAHVHAVEIDPTLAGALPETAARFAGPDAARLTVHRADALRVTAAELADPAPTALVANLPYNVAVPVVLHLLAELPSLRSGLVMVQKEVADRLVAGPGSRVYGIPSVKLAWYASARSAGRVPPNVFWPVPNVDSGLVAFTRHDPPRPDVPRTRVFAVVDAAFAQRRKTLRAALAGWAGSADRAAAALTAAGVDPGARGEQLTVEQFAAIAASAPAGTPPAQ, encoded by the coding sequence ATGGCCGTAGACCTGCTCGGCCCGGCGGAGATCCGGGATCTGGCCGCCCGGCTGGGCGTGGCACCGACCAAGAAGCTCGGCCAGAACTTCGTGCACGACCCGAACACGGTGCGCCGGATCGTCACCGCCGCCGGGCTCACCCCGGACGACGTGGCCCTGGAGGTCGGCCCCGGCCTCGGATCGCTCACCCTCGGGCTGCTGCCGGCCGCCGCGCACGTGCACGCCGTGGAGATCGACCCGACGCTGGCCGGGGCGCTGCCGGAGACCGCCGCCCGGTTCGCCGGGCCGGACGCCGCCCGGCTCACCGTGCACCGGGCCGACGCGCTGCGGGTCACCGCCGCCGAGCTGGCCGACCCGGCCCCGACCGCCCTGGTGGCCAACCTGCCCTACAACGTGGCCGTGCCGGTGGTGCTGCACCTCCTCGCCGAGCTGCCCAGCCTCCGCAGCGGCCTGGTGATGGTGCAGAAGGAGGTCGCCGACCGGCTGGTCGCCGGTCCCGGCTCCCGGGTGTACGGCATTCCCTCGGTCAAGCTCGCCTGGTACGCGTCCGCCCGGTCGGCCGGCCGCGTCCCGCCGAACGTGTTCTGGCCGGTCCCGAACGTCGACTCCGGCTTGGTCGCCTTCACCCGGCACGACCCGCCCCGGCCGGACGTACCCCGGACGCGGGTCTTCGCCGTGGTGGACGCGGCGTTCGCGCAGCGCCGCAAGACCCTGCGCGCCGCGTTGGCCGGCTGGGCGGGGAGCGCGGACCGGGCCGCGGCGGCGCTCACCGCGGCGGGGGTGGACCCCGGCGCCCGGGGCGAGCAGCTCACCGTCGAGCAGTTCGCCGCGATCGCCGCGTCGGCTCCCGCCGGTACGCCGCCCGCACAGTAG
- a CDS encoding 4-(cytidine 5'-diphospho)-2-C-methyl-D-erythritol kinase yields MTGAWRPDEDDQQQGAGGPVRVRVPAKINLHLGVGPLRADGYHELNTVYHAISIHDELTARRGDTLTLTMEGEGAGELALDDSNLVVRAARALAAHTGCPAHARLHLRKQIPLAGGLAGGSADAAATLVACDALWGTGLSRDELATIAADLGSDVPFLIHGGTALGTGRGEAVSPVLVRPTSWHWVVAIADGGLSTPEAYRELDRLRDTGDAPGPIGSTDALLAALRQRDPAVLAAVLGNDLQAAALSMRPTLAATLRAGEAAGALAGIVSGSGPTCVFLTKDADDAERVAGELTAAGVCRQARPAHGPVAGARIC; encoded by the coding sequence GTGACCGGGGCATGGCGACCGGACGAGGACGACCAGCAGCAGGGGGCCGGTGGTCCGGTCCGGGTCCGGGTACCCGCCAAGATCAACCTGCATCTCGGGGTCGGGCCGCTCCGCGCCGACGGCTACCACGAGCTGAACACCGTCTACCACGCCATCTCGATCCACGACGAGCTGACCGCCCGTCGCGGGGACACCCTCACCCTCACCATGGAGGGCGAGGGCGCCGGTGAGCTGGCCCTGGACGATTCCAACCTGGTGGTCCGGGCAGCCCGGGCGCTGGCCGCGCACACCGGCTGCCCGGCGCACGCCCGACTGCACCTGCGCAAGCAGATCCCGCTCGCGGGCGGGTTGGCCGGTGGGAGCGCCGACGCCGCGGCCACCCTGGTCGCCTGCGACGCGCTCTGGGGCACCGGCCTGTCCCGCGACGAGCTCGCCACGATCGCCGCCGACCTCGGCTCCGACGTGCCGTTCCTCATCCACGGCGGGACGGCGCTGGGCACTGGCCGGGGCGAGGCGGTCAGCCCCGTGCTGGTCCGCCCCACCTCCTGGCACTGGGTGGTGGCGATCGCCGACGGCGGGCTCTCCACCCCCGAGGCGTACCGGGAACTCGACCGGCTCCGCGACACGGGCGACGCCCCCGGTCCGATCGGCAGCACCGACGCGCTCCTCGCCGCCCTGCGTCAGCGGGACCCGGCCGTGCTCGCCGCCGTGCTCGGCAACGACCTCCAGGCCGCCGCCCTGTCCATGCGGCCGACGCTGGCCGCCACGCTCCGGGCCGGGGAGGCGGCCGGCGCGCTCGCCGGCATCGTGTCCGGTTCCGGCCCCACCTGCGTCTTCCTGACCAAGGACGCCGACGACGCGGAACGGGTGGCCGGGGAGCTGACCGCCGCCGGGGTGTGCCGCCAGGCCCGTCCCGCCCACGGCCCGGTCGCCGGCGCCCGCATCTGCTGA
- a CDS encoding ABC-F family ATP-binding cassette domain-containing protein — protein sequence MANIVNLDRVSKGYGAAGPLLTDVSLGLDDADRIGVVGLNGAGKSTLLRMLTRQEEPDDGRVTHRRDLRVAWLPQTLTLAPDATVRDVVLGTAWLGESMGAEHEWAGDAGVRAILDGLGMPHLGLDQPVGPMSGGERRRVALAALLVRESDLLILDEPTNHLDVGGVDWLARYLVGRKGALVVVTHDRWFLDAVCTTTWEVADQTVRAYEGGFAAWTLARAERERVAAATEARRQNLLRKEIAWLRRGPPARTSKPRFRIDAANALIADVPPPRDTMSLQRLATARLGKQVYDLEHVDLHAGPKEILHDVTWQVGPGDRIAILGANGAGKTTLLRMLAGVTRPDGGRLVTGSTVRPAFLSQELAELPGHLRVLEAVEEVARRVQLGDRELSAAQLAETFGFDDRRLWTPVGDLSGGERRRLQMLRLLAAEPNVLLFDEPTNDLDTDTLAALEDLLDSWPGTIVVASHDRYLVERVTDVVYGMFGDGRLVHLPGGVDEYLARAAGRAAPAPALTSATTSTASAAAGMSAAEARQARKELARLERQIGKLEQKEAALLDQLAANATDYARVADLDAQLKEVRAERERTEESWLGLAEEIPES from the coding sequence GTGGCCAACATCGTCAACCTGGACCGGGTGTCCAAGGGGTACGGCGCCGCCGGGCCACTGCTCACCGACGTCTCGCTCGGTCTCGACGACGCCGACCGGATCGGCGTGGTCGGGCTCAACGGGGCCGGCAAGTCCACCCTGCTGCGGATGCTCACCCGGCAGGAGGAGCCGGACGACGGCCGGGTCACCCACCGGCGCGACCTGCGGGTCGCCTGGCTGCCGCAGACCCTGACGCTCGCCCCGGACGCTACCGTGCGGGACGTGGTCCTCGGCACCGCCTGGCTCGGCGAGAGCATGGGCGCCGAGCACGAGTGGGCCGGCGACGCCGGGGTCCGGGCCATCCTCGACGGCCTCGGCATGCCACACCTCGGCCTCGACCAGCCGGTCGGTCCGATGTCCGGTGGCGAGCGACGCCGGGTGGCGCTGGCCGCGCTGCTGGTCCGGGAGTCCGACCTGCTCATCCTCGACGAGCCCACCAACCACCTCGACGTCGGCGGCGTCGACTGGCTGGCCAGGTATCTCGTGGGGCGGAAGGGCGCGCTGGTCGTGGTCACCCACGACCGCTGGTTCCTCGACGCGGTCTGCACCACCACCTGGGAGGTCGCCGACCAGACCGTCCGCGCCTACGAGGGCGGCTTCGCCGCCTGGACGCTCGCCCGCGCCGAGCGGGAACGGGTCGCCGCCGCCACCGAGGCCCGCCGGCAGAACCTGCTCCGCAAGGAGATCGCCTGGCTGCGGCGCGGCCCGCCGGCCCGGACCTCCAAGCCCCGGTTCCGGATCGACGCCGCCAACGCGCTGATCGCCGACGTGCCACCGCCGCGCGACACCATGTCGCTGCAACGGTTGGCCACCGCCCGGCTCGGCAAGCAGGTGTACGACCTGGAGCACGTCGACCTGCACGCCGGCCCCAAGGAGATCCTGCACGACGTCACCTGGCAGGTCGGGCCCGGCGACCGGATCGCCATTCTCGGCGCGAACGGGGCCGGCAAGACCACCCTGTTGCGGATGCTCGCCGGGGTGACCCGCCCGGACGGCGGTCGCCTGGTCACCGGTTCCACGGTCCGGCCGGCCTTCCTCTCCCAGGAGCTGGCCGAACTCCCCGGCCACCTGCGGGTGCTGGAGGCCGTGGAGGAGGTCGCCCGCCGGGTGCAGCTCGGCGACCGGGAACTCTCCGCCGCCCAGCTCGCCGAGACCTTCGGTTTCGACGACCGGCGGCTCTGGACGCCGGTCGGCGACCTCTCCGGCGGGGAGCGGCGCCGGCTCCAGATGCTCCGCCTGCTCGCCGCCGAGCCGAACGTGCTCCTCTTCGACGAGCCCACCAACGACCTGGACACCGACACCCTGGCCGCCCTGGAGGACCTGCTCGACTCCTGGCCCGGCACGATCGTCGTGGCCAGCCACGACCGGTACCTCGTCGAACGGGTCACCGACGTGGTCTACGGGATGTTCGGCGACGGCCGTCTGGTGCACCTGCCCGGCGGTGTCGACGAGTACCTCGCCCGGGCCGCCGGGCGGGCCGCGCCGGCTCCGGCCCTCACCAGCGCCACGACGTCCACCGCCTCCGCCGCCGCCGGTATGTCCGCCGCCGAGGCCCGGCAGGCCCGCAAGGAACTCGCCCGGCTGGAACGGCAGATCGGCAAGCTGGAGCAGAAGGAGGCCGCTCTGCTCGACCAGCTCGCCGCGAACGCCACCGACTACGCCCGGGTCGCCGACCTCGACGCGCAGCTCAAGGAGGTACGCGCGGAGCGGGAGCGGACCGAGGAGTCGTGGCTGGGCCTCGCCGAGGAGATCCCGGAGAGCTGA
- a CDS encoding DUF4383 domain-containing protein, whose amino-acid sequence MAHTPVNHPARPIYRAIGGLTGLYLVVFGVLGVVTTMGDELFAQDDTKVLGQGTNLGFSLLTIVIGAAVLAGTALGRNRDVAINQWTAYGLLALSLFELAFLQTDVNIFNFTIATVIVTMVLGLVLLMVGMYGKVGTEEDQKAWQEARLLL is encoded by the coding sequence ATGGCCCACACCCCCGTCAACCACCCCGCGCGGCCGATCTACCGGGCGATCGGCGGGCTGACCGGTCTGTACCTGGTGGTCTTCGGTGTCCTCGGTGTCGTCACCACGATGGGCGACGAGCTCTTCGCCCAGGATGACACCAAGGTCCTCGGCCAGGGGACGAATCTCGGATTCTCCCTCCTCACCATCGTGATCGGCGCCGCCGTGCTGGCCGGCACCGCCCTCGGCCGCAACCGCGACGTCGCGATCAACCAGTGGACGGCGTACGGGCTGTTGGCGCTCAGCCTCTTCGAGCTGGCCTTCCTCCAGACCGACGTCAACATCTTCAACTTCACCATCGCCACCGTGATCGTGACCATGGTCCTCGGCCTGGTTCTGCTGATGGTCGGCATGTACGGCAAGGTCGGCACCGAGGAGGACCAGAAGGCCTGGCAGGAGGCCCGGCTGCTGCTCTGA
- a CDS encoding DUF4383 domain-containing protein gives MPHFPVNHPARPLYRVFAGLVGFYILVFGVWGVVQTWGEPLFDRGSHWALGLRTNPAFSLASVLFGIVLLIGASRRSNLGHYMNLTAGVVFMVTGVLMMSVLQTDANILNFSMSTVIVSMVFGLLLLATGLYDKVGPPEYAESERRERNHVITGPR, from the coding sequence ATGCCGCACTTCCCGGTCAACCATCCGGCGCGCCCGCTCTACCGGGTCTTCGCCGGCCTCGTCGGCTTCTACATCCTGGTCTTCGGTGTCTGGGGCGTCGTGCAGACGTGGGGCGAGCCCCTCTTCGACCGGGGCAGCCACTGGGCCCTCGGGCTACGCACCAACCCGGCCTTCTCGCTGGCCTCGGTGCTCTTCGGCATCGTGCTGCTGATCGGCGCGTCCCGCCGGAGCAACCTCGGGCACTACATGAACCTCACGGCCGGGGTGGTCTTCATGGTCACCGGTGTGTTGATGATGAGCGTGCTCCAGACCGACGCGAACATCCTGAACTTCTCGATGTCCACGGTCATCGTCTCGATGGTCTTCGGGCTGCTGCTCCTCGCCACCGGCCTCTACGACAAGGTCGGCCCGCCCGAGTACGCCGAGAGCGAACGACGCGAGCGGAACCACGTCATCACCGGTCCCCGCTGA
- a CDS encoding TetR/AcrR family transcriptional regulator: MASVPDGDSGPARRRAVPPSAKPVPRVRMPAAQRREQLISIARQIFAERGFDATSIEEVAARAKVSKPVVYEHFGGKEGLYAVVVDREVRSLLDRITTALTAGHPRELLEQAAMALLSYIEEDASGFRVLVRESPLLSATGNFSSVLNDVAHQVEHILGAEFKSRGYDPKLAELYSQALVGMVALTGRWWLEVRRPRKETVAAHLVNLAWNGLSHLEAKPGMITVRGR, encoded by the coding sequence ATGGCGAGCGTCCCCGACGGCGACAGCGGTCCGGCCCGACGGCGGGCCGTGCCGCCATCGGCGAAACCGGTGCCCCGGGTACGGATGCCCGCGGCCCAGCGTCGTGAGCAACTCATCTCGATCGCACGGCAGATCTTCGCCGAGCGTGGTTTCGACGCGACCTCGATAGAGGAGGTGGCGGCGAGAGCGAAGGTCTCCAAGCCGGTGGTCTACGAGCACTTCGGCGGCAAGGAGGGCCTCTACGCGGTGGTGGTGGACCGGGAGGTCCGCTCCCTGCTGGACCGGATCACCACGGCGCTGACCGCCGGCCACCCACGGGAGCTGCTGGAGCAGGCGGCCATGGCGCTGCTCAGCTATATCGAGGAGGATGCCAGCGGCTTCCGGGTGCTGGTCCGGGAATCGCCACTGCTCTCCGCCACGGGCAACTTCAGCAGCGTGCTCAACGACGTCGCGCACCAGGTGGAGCACATCCTCGGCGCCGAGTTCAAGAGCCGGGGGTACGACCCGAAGCTGGCGGAGCTGTACTCGCAGGCGCTGGTGGGCATGGTGGCGCTGACCGGCCGCTGGTGGCTGGAGGTGCGCAGGCCACGCAAGGAGACGGTCGCCGCGCACCTGGTCAACCTGGCCTGGAACGGCCTGTCGCACCTGGAGGCGAAGCCGGGGATGATCACCGTGCGCGGTCGGTGA
- the glmU gene encoding bifunctional UDP-N-acetylglucosamine diphosphorylase/glucosamine-1-phosphate N-acetyltransferase GlmU has protein sequence MSQPHPRIVVVLAAGEGKRMKSALPKVLHPLLGRTLVGHVLTAAAPLRAERTVVVVGHGADQVRAHLAEVAPEATPVLQAQQLGTGHAVRIALEAVPDATGTVVVINGDVPLLRPETVAALVGAHEDAGAAATVLAAEVPDPTGLGRIVRDSTGRLERIVEERDATPGERAIREINAGIYAFDVVRLRDALGKLCTDNDQGEEYLTDVFGLFASAGEPVAVHVAADHVETLGCNDRVELAGLRRLLRDRVNESWMRTGVSLLDPETTWIDVTVTLERDAVIDQNTQLKGASVVGAGALVGPDVTLEDTVVGAGATVVRSHAVGAEVGPRASVGPYAYLRPAAKLAEKAKVGTFVEVKNSEIGAGSKVPHLTYVGDATIGEQSNIGAATVFVNYDGVSKHRTVIGSHARTGADNMFVAPVEVGDGAYTAAGSVIVEDVPPGAMGVARARQRNITGWVAMRRAGTAAAEAARRATEAASGQGPGAREGEAIHGGAEPVRTAGGEVDTATE, from the coding sequence GTGTCCCAGCCGCACCCCCGCATCGTTGTCGTGCTCGCCGCTGGTGAGGGCAAGCGGATGAAGTCGGCATTGCCCAAGGTGCTGCACCCGCTGCTGGGCCGCACCCTTGTCGGCCACGTCCTGACCGCCGCCGCGCCGCTGCGCGCGGAGCGCACGGTCGTCGTGGTCGGGCACGGTGCGGACCAGGTCCGGGCGCACCTGGCCGAGGTCGCCCCGGAGGCGACCCCGGTCCTCCAGGCCCAGCAATTGGGCACCGGGCACGCCGTCCGCATCGCCCTGGAGGCGGTCCCCGACGCGACCGGCACGGTGGTCGTGATCAACGGCGACGTGCCGTTGCTCCGGCCGGAGACGGTGGCGGCCCTGGTCGGGGCGCACGAGGACGCGGGTGCCGCGGCGACCGTGCTGGCCGCCGAGGTGCCCGACCCGACCGGCCTCGGGCGGATCGTCCGCGACTCCACCGGCCGCCTCGAGCGGATCGTCGAGGAGCGGGACGCCACCCCCGGGGAGCGGGCGATCCGCGAGATCAACGCCGGCATCTACGCCTTCGACGTGGTGCGGCTGCGGGATGCGCTCGGCAAGCTCTGCACCGACAACGACCAGGGCGAGGAGTACCTCACCGACGTCTTCGGGCTCTTCGCCTCGGCCGGTGAGCCGGTGGCGGTGCACGTCGCCGCCGACCACGTCGAGACCCTGGGCTGCAACGACCGGGTCGAGCTGGCCGGGCTGCGCCGGCTGCTGCGGGACCGGGTGAACGAAAGCTGGATGCGGACCGGTGTCAGCCTGCTCGACCCGGAGACCACCTGGATCGACGTGACGGTCACCCTGGAGCGGGACGCGGTGATCGACCAGAACACCCAGCTCAAGGGTGCCAGTGTGGTCGGGGCCGGTGCGCTGGTCGGGCCGGACGTCACGCTGGAGGACACCGTGGTCGGCGCGGGGGCGACGGTGGTGCGCAGCCACGCGGTGGGCGCCGAGGTCGGTCCCCGGGCCAGCGTCGGCCCGTACGCGTACCTGCGCCCGGCGGCGAAGCTGGCGGAGAAGGCCAAGGTGGGCACCTTCGTCGAGGTGAAGAACTCCGAGATCGGGGCCGGCTCCAAGGTCCCTCACCTCACCTACGTCGGGGACGCCACCATCGGCGAGCAGAGCAACATCGGCGCCGCGACGGTCTTCGTGAACTACGACGGGGTGAGCAAGCACCGCACGGTGATCGGCAGCCACGCCCGGACCGGAGCGGACAACATGTTCGTCGCCCCGGTCGAGGTGGGCGACGGGGCGTACACCGCCGCCGGCTCGGTCATCGTGGAGGACGTGCCGCCGGGAGCGATGGGAGTGGCCCGGGCGCGGCAGCGCAACATCACGGGTTGGGTGGCCATGCGCCGCGCCGGTACGGCCGCCGCAGAAGCCGCACGGCGGGCCACGGAGGCTGCTTCCGGACAGGGGCCGGGCGCGCGCGAGGGTGAGGCAATCCACGGCGGTGCCGAGCCGGTTCGGACGGCCGGCGGCGAGGTAGATACTGCAACCGAGTAG
- a CDS encoding ribose-phosphate diphosphokinase: MGSIVAENRKSMMLFSGRGFPELAREIGEVLGVAPTSADAYEFANGEIFVRYKDSVRGSDAFVVQSVTHGVNTWVMETLIMVDALKRGSAKRITVVLPFYPYARQDKKHRGREPISARLIADLLKTAGANRILTVDLHTAQIQGFFDGPVDHLFAMDILAEYVERKYAGRPMTVVAPDSGRVRVAERWTDRLGGCPLAFIHKTRDPMKPNQVVANRVVGDVEGRVCLIVDDMIDTGGTIAKAADILHESGAADVIVASTHALLSDPATERLKNSPISEVVVTNTLPLPPEKQLDKITVLSIAPLLARAIREVFDDGSVTTLFGGLS; this comes from the coding sequence ATGGGCAGCATCGTCGCCGAAAACCGCAAGAGCATGATGCTCTTCTCTGGACGAGGGTTTCCGGAGTTGGCCAGGGAGATCGGTGAGGTGCTCGGCGTCGCGCCGACTTCCGCCGACGCGTACGAGTTCGCCAACGGCGAGATCTTCGTACGGTACAAGGACTCGGTACGTGGGTCGGACGCGTTCGTCGTCCAGTCCGTGACGCACGGGGTCAACACCTGGGTCATGGAGACCCTGATCATGGTCGACGCGCTGAAGCGCGGTTCGGCCAAGCGGATCACCGTGGTCCTGCCGTTCTACCCGTACGCGCGGCAGGACAAGAAGCACCGGGGCCGGGAGCCGATCTCGGCCCGGCTGATCGCCGACCTGCTCAAGACGGCGGGGGCGAACCGGATCCTCACCGTCGACCTGCACACCGCGCAGATCCAGGGGTTCTTCGACGGTCCGGTGGACCACCTCTTCGCGATGGACATCCTCGCCGAGTACGTCGAGCGCAAGTACGCGGGCCGGCCGATGACCGTTGTGGCGCCGGACTCCGGCCGGGTGCGCGTCGCGGAGCGGTGGACCGACCGGCTGGGCGGCTGCCCGCTGGCCTTCATCCACAAGACCCGGGATCCGATGAAGCCGAACCAGGTGGTGGCGAACCGGGTGGTCGGTGACGTCGAGGGCCGGGTCTGCCTGATCGTCGACGACATGATCGACACTGGCGGCACGATCGCCAAGGCGGCCGACATCCTCCACGAGTCGGGTGCGGCCGACGTCATCGTCGCCTCCACGCACGCCCTGCTCTCCGACCCGGCCACCGAGCGGCTGAAGAACAGCCCGATCAGCGAGGTGGTGGTGACCAACACGCTGCCGCTGCCGCCGGAGAAGCAGCTCGACAAGATCACCGTCCTGTCGATCGCGCCACTGCTGGCCCGGGCCATCCGGGAGGTCTTCGACGACGGGTCGGTGACCACCCTCTTCGGTGGGCTGAGCTGA
- a CDS encoding 50S ribosomal protein L25/general stress protein Ctc → MSEVKISAEPRTEFGKGGARRTRRAGKVPAVLYGHGEKPKHIALPAREFAAAIRKGGANQLFAIEVSDGTQVLALPKAIQRDPIKDTFEHIDLLLVRRGEKVTVEVPVQLTGDAAKDTLIVHDHDTLTVTAEATKVPDHLEASIEGLEAGTQVTAADVELPAGVELVADPELSVAAVTAAPTAEQLEATLPETEATPVEAEVAEGEAAEGAETPAAEGEETPAEGRTEA, encoded by the coding sequence GTGTCCGAGGTAAAGATCAGCGCCGAGCCCCGCACCGAGTTCGGCAAGGGTGGTGCCCGTCGTACCCGCCGGGCCGGCAAGGTGCCCGCCGTGCTGTACGGCCACGGCGAGAAGCCCAAGCACATCGCGCTCCCGGCCCGCGAGTTCGCCGCGGCGATCCGTAAGGGTGGGGCCAACCAGCTCTTCGCCATCGAGGTCAGCGACGGCACCCAGGTGCTCGCGCTGCCGAAGGCGATCCAGCGTGACCCGATCAAGGACACCTTCGAGCACATCGACCTGCTGCTGGTCCGTCGGGGCGAGAAGGTCACCGTCGAGGTGCCGGTGCAGCTGACCGGTGACGCCGCGAAGGACACCCTGATCGTGCACGACCACGACACCCTCACGGTGACCGCCGAGGCCACCAAGGTCCCGGATCACCTGGAGGCCTCCATCGAGGGCCTTGAGGCCGGCACCCAGGTCACCGCCGCCGACGTCGAGCTGCCGGCCGGTGTCGAGCTGGTCGCCGACCCGGAGCTGTCGGTCGCCGCGGTGACCGCCGCGCCGACCGCCGAGCAGCTCGAGGCGACCCTGCCCGAGACCGAGGCGACGCCCGTCGAGGCCGAGGTCGCCGAGGGTGAGGCGGCCGAGGGTGCCGAGACCCCGGCCGCCGAGGGCGAGGAGACCCCGGCCGAGGGGCGCACCGAGGCCTGA
- the pth gene encoding aminoacyl-tRNA hydrolase, which translates to MTDEDRPWLVVGLGNPGREYAGHRHNVGFMVADLLASRVSGRFGRHRRAMADAAEGRLGFGGPKLVLAKPLTYMNLSGGPVAALAQFYKIPPAQVIAVHDELDIGYGQLRVKCGGGEGGHNGLRSMTKSLGTKDYVRVRFGIGRPPGRQDPADYVLSDFSSVERKELEFLVDRAADAVESVISRGVEWTQNAYHGS; encoded by the coding sequence GTGACGGACGAGGACCGGCCGTGGCTGGTGGTCGGCCTGGGCAACCCGGGCCGGGAGTACGCCGGTCACCGGCACAACGTCGGCTTCATGGTGGCTGATCTGCTCGCCAGCCGGGTGAGTGGCAGGTTCGGGCGGCACCGGCGGGCGATGGCCGACGCCGCCGAGGGGCGGCTCGGGTTCGGCGGGCCGAAGCTCGTGCTGGCCAAGCCACTGACGTACATGAACCTCTCCGGTGGCCCGGTGGCCGCGCTGGCCCAGTTCTACAAGATCCCTCCGGCGCAGGTGATCGCCGTGCACGACGAGCTGGACATCGGGTACGGCCAGCTGCGGGTGAAGTGCGGTGGCGGTGAGGGTGGCCACAACGGCCTGCGTTCCATGACGAAGTCGCTGGGGACCAAGGACTACGTCCGGGTGCGCTTCGGTATCGGTCGCCCGCCGGGGCGGCAGGACCCGGCCGACTATGTCCTGTCCGACTTCTCCAGCGTCGAGCGCAAGGAGCTGGAGTTCCTGGTCGACCGGGCGGCGGATGCGGTCGAGTCGGTGATCAGCCGGGGCGTCGAATGGACGCAGAACGCCTATCACGGCAGCTGA
- a CDS encoding 3'(2'),5'-bisphosphate nucleotidase CysQ: MGSPPMIDGAFARWLAARAGQALLDLRAELGFTDQGALKAAGDKISHDLIRTELARWRPADAVLSEEDEGSRLAWAAEVKTDAVSRLTADRVWIIDPLDGTREFSEEGRSDWAVHVALWARNGSASHGLVAGAVALPAQHRVLGTDQPPAYPPMTVEAATARGGRTLRLAASRSRPPVFLTDLAEDIGAELVPMGSAGAKIAAVVTGEVDAYIHAGGQYEWDSAAPVAVATATGLHASRIDGSALKYNEADPRLPDLLVCRKDLASRLLAALQRHSGVA; the protein is encoded by the coding sequence ATGGGCAGTCCTCCGATGATCGACGGTGCGTTCGCCCGCTGGTTGGCGGCACGGGCCGGGCAGGCCCTGCTGGACCTCCGGGCCGAGCTGGGCTTCACCGACCAGGGCGCGTTGAAGGCGGCCGGGGACAAGATCTCGCACGATCTGATCCGTACCGAACTGGCGCGTTGGCGCCCGGCGGACGCGGTGCTCTCCGAGGAGGACGAGGGTTCCCGCCTGGCCTGGGCGGCCGAGGTGAAGACGGACGCGGTCTCCCGGCTCACCGCCGACCGGGTGTGGATCATCGACCCGTTGGACGGGACCCGGGAGTTCTCCGAGGAGGGCCGGTCGGACTGGGCGGTGCACGTGGCGCTCTGGGCGCGCAACGGGTCCGCCTCGCACGGGCTGGTCGCCGGGGCGGTGGCGCTGCCGGCGCAGCACCGGGTGCTCGGTACCGACCAACCGCCCGCGTACCCGCCGATGACGGTGGAGGCCGCGACCGCGCGGGGCGGACGGACGCTGCGGCTGGCGGCCAGTCGCAGTCGCCCGCCGGTCTTCCTGACCGACCTGGCCGAGGACATCGGTGCGGAGTTGGTGCCGATGGGGTCGGCGGGGGCGAAGATCGCGGCGGTGGTGACTGGTGAGGTGGATGCGTACATCCACGCCGGGGGGCAGTACGAGTGGGACTCGGCCGCGCCGGTGGCTGTGGCGACGGCCACCGGACTGCACGCTTCCCGGATTGACGGATCTGCGCTGAAATACAACGAGGCGGATCCGCGCCTGCCTGACCTGCTGGTCTGTCGCAAGGATCTCGCCAGCCGGTTGCTTGCAGCGCTGCAGAGGCATTCCGGGGTAGCCTGA